The genome window ACTTTCTCTCCGGTTGATAAGCTTAGCTGTCTTTGCATTGTCTTCTGCAAAACAAAATTAATTCTCGAGATTAACTGAACTATGTGTTATGAGTATCAACAAACACAAGAAGCCTGAAAACAAAAAAGTATCTACAAACACGCCAATGTTTCCTAATAAGTTGTGATAAAATTTTGGCAAGTTAATTCAGGAAATAGCATGAAATATGCCAAGTGTTTCCCGTAATGCTTACTGTGACAGGATTTTCATTCTTCACAAATGTAGCAGGTTCAACATTGATTTTAGGTTTCTCTGACCTTCCCTTCTCAAGATCTACATCTGCATTTAACGGATAGAAAACATCTGCATCCTCCATATAACGGTTTACTTGTTTTTGACTGATTAAAACAGCATCCAAAGACAGAGAATGTTTCAATGGCTGCTGAACCTCCAAAACCTTTAAGAAAGAAAGTTTAGTTTCATAAAGAGGAATACTAGCGGGCTGATCTTGGTCCTGCACAAAGGGAAATGGTTAAAGTATATCAATTCATAGAACTAATAATACGTCTCGAGATGACTATTTGTATTAGTTGGTTCTTATGATCCACAATGCCTAGTCA of Daucus carota subsp. sativus chromosome 3, DH1 v3.0, whole genome shotgun sequence contains these proteins:
- the LOC108213208 gene encoding uncharacterized protein LOC108213208, giving the protein MAVYLSQEDQDQPASIPLYETKLSFLKVLEVQQPLKHSLSLDAVLISQKQVNRYMEDADVFYPLNADVDLEKGRSEKPKINVEPATFVKNENPVTKTMQRQLSLSTGEKVMQMLMDNNHLSPKFSFREKIVPESIADMASDRLRKYKRSASFNSRKVVLLFSVMSCLGTIILIMLTFRVRQMADGSYHG